A portion of the Bombus pascuorum chromosome 8, iyBomPasc1.1, whole genome shotgun sequence genome contains these proteins:
- the LOC132910134 gene encoding uncharacterized protein LOC132910134 isoform X1: MKIMMSPNNEKHDLHLMKYVNKSTELKIIRATLNTKTNTLRLKKEILKERYKDLDNINCKVWVTEDEFCNEIWNFSLMHNFNSIFNQNSRVTKVDELHKCKYNTVIGENLNKVDMCNKVLKLKNEIDITNKEIILIRNKNTETDLKYCESTLDDLKSFSEEILQLIRLIITSGKNVYNTMINRNLSTSMMEEFTSARKLFQKSNFCGSALTENIVSPSKIIEESKECHNIKHNVKFGRFIMKTRSLISLKYEKKKKNVRNSG, translated from the exons atgaAAATCATGATGTCTCCAAATAATGAAAAACATGATTtacatttaatgaaatatgttaATAAGAGTACAGAACTAAAGATTATTAGAGCtactttaaatacaaaaactaatacgttacgacttaaaaaagaaatactcaaagaaagatataaagacttg gataatataaattgcaaagtaTGGGTTACAGAAGATGAATTTTGTAacgaaatttggaatttttctttaatgcataattttaattctatttttaatcaaaattctcGTGTTACAAAAGTAGATGAACTTcacaaatgtaaatataacacTGTAATTggtgaaaatttaaacaaagttGATATgtgtaataaagtattaaaattaaaaaatgaaattgatattaccaataaggaaataatactCATTCGTAACAAAAATACAGAAAccgatttaaaatattgtgaaTCTACTTTAGATGATCTAAAATCTTTTTCAGAAGAGATATTACAacttataag attaataattacttcagggaaaaatgtatacaatACAATGATAAATCGGAACTTAAGTACAAGTATGATGGAAGAATTTACGAGTGCAAGAAAATTGTTCcaaaaatctaatttttgcGGTAGTGCTTTaactgaaaatattgtttctccatctaaaattattgaagaatctaaagaa TGTCATAACATTAAACATAATGTAAAGTTCGGAAGATTTATTATGAAAACACGAAGTCTTATTTCtcttaaatatgaaaaaaaaaaaaaaaatgtaagaaattcAGGATGA
- the LOC132910134 gene encoding uncharacterized protein LOC132910134 isoform X2, whose amino-acid sequence MKIMMSPNNEKHDLHLMKYVNKSTELKIIRATLNTKTNTLRLKKEILKERYKDLDNINCKVWVTEDEFCNEIWNFSLMHNFNSIFNQNSRVTKVDELHKCKYNTVIGENLNKVDMCNKVLKLKNEIDITNKEIILIRNKNTETDLKYCESTLDDLKSFSEEILQLIREKCIQYNDKSELKYKYDGRIYECKKIVPKI is encoded by the exons atgaAAATCATGATGTCTCCAAATAATGAAAAACATGATTtacatttaatgaaatatgttaATAAGAGTACAGAACTAAAGATTATTAGAGCtactttaaatacaaaaactaatacgttacgacttaaaaaagaaatactcaaagaaagatataaagacttg gataatataaattgcaaagtaTGGGTTACAGAAGATGAATTTTGTAacgaaatttggaatttttctttaatgcataattttaattctatttttaatcaaaattctcGTGTTACAAAAGTAGATGAACTTcacaaatgtaaatataacacTGTAATTggtgaaaatttaaacaaagttGATATgtgtaataaagtattaaaattaaaaaatgaaattgatattaccaataaggaaataatactCATTCGTAACAAAAATACAGAAAccgatttaaaatattgtgaaTCTACTTTAGATGATCTAAAATCTTTTTCAGAAGAGATATTACAacttataag ggaaaaatgtatacaatACAATGATAAATCGGAACTTAAGTACAAGTATGATGGAAGAATTTACGAGTGCAAGAAAATTGTTCcaaaaatctaa
- the LOC132910136 gene encoding zinc finger CCHC domain-containing protein 10-like isoform X2, whose product MFFIIWRHHDFHEYVRCQKCLEMGHWSYECKGKRKYLHRSSRTSQLKRALQKQQESNGEEQKKEVKKSRLQKKMKEEPSSSSNTNSSADSSSSSSSNDSSSSSSSSDSESDSSDSVSSSSGSSSSSSSSSNSSSSKNSNHSNNFLFSKRHSK is encoded by the exons ATGTTTTTCATTATTTGGAGACATCATGATTTtcatgaatat GTACGATGCCAAAAATGTTTGGAAATGGGACATTGGAGTTATGAATGTAAGggaaaacgaaaatatttacatagatCTTCACGTACATCGCAATTGAAGAGAGCCTTACAGAAACAGCAAGAATCTAATGg TGAAGAGCAGAAAAAAGAAGTGAAGAAAAGTcgtttacaaaaaaaaatgaaagaagaaccTAGTAGTTCTAGTAATACAAATTCTAGTGCTGATAGCAGTAGTTCCAGTAGTAGTAACGACAGCAGCAGTAGTAGTTCATCTTCAGACAGTGAATCAGATTCTAGTGATAGCGTTTCCAGTAGCAGTGGCAGCAGCagcagtagtagtagcagCAGCAATAGTAGCAGTAGTAAAAATAGCAATCAttctaacaattttctattttcaaaaagacattctaaataa
- the LOC132910136 gene encoding zinc finger CCHC domain-containing protein 10-like isoform X3, with amino-acid sequence MIFMNINSCPQKVRCQKCLEMGHWSYECKGKRKYLHRSSRTSQLKRALQKQQESNGEEQKKEVKKSRLQKKMKEEPSSSSNTNSSADSSSSSSSNDSSSSSSSSDSESDSSDSVSSSSGSSSSSSSSSNSSSSKNSNHSNNFLFSKRHSK; translated from the exons ATGATTTtcatgaatat TAATTCTTGCCCACAAAAGGTACGATGCCAAAAATGTTTGGAAATGGGACATTGGAGTTATGAATGTAAGggaaaacgaaaatatttacatagatCTTCACGTACATCGCAATTGAAGAGAGCCTTACAGAAACAGCAAGAATCTAATGg TGAAGAGCAGAAAAAAGAAGTGAAGAAAAGTcgtttacaaaaaaaaatgaaagaagaaccTAGTAGTTCTAGTAATACAAATTCTAGTGCTGATAGCAGTAGTTCCAGTAGTAGTAACGACAGCAGCAGTAGTAGTTCATCTTCAGACAGTGAATCAGATTCTAGTGATAGCGTTTCCAGTAGCAGTGGCAGCAGCagcagtagtagtagcagCAGCAATAGTAGCAGTAGTAAAAATAGCAATCAttctaacaattttctattttcaaaaagacattctaaataa
- the LOC132910136 gene encoding zinc finger CCHC domain-containing protein 10-like isoform X1, producing MSSSGLKVLKKNNSCPQKVRCQKCLEMGHWSYECKGKRKYLHRSSRTSQLKRALQKQQESNGEEQKKEVKKSRLQKKMKEEPSSSSNTNSSADSSSSSSSNDSSSSSSSSDSESDSSDSVSSSSGSSSSSSSSSNSSSSKNSNHSNNFLFSKRHSK from the exons atgagtTCAAGCGGCTTGAAAGTGTTAAAGAAAAA TAATTCTTGCCCACAAAAGGTACGATGCCAAAAATGTTTGGAAATGGGACATTGGAGTTATGAATGTAAGggaaaacgaaaatatttacatagatCTTCACGTACATCGCAATTGAAGAGAGCCTTACAGAAACAGCAAGAATCTAATGg TGAAGAGCAGAAAAAAGAAGTGAAGAAAAGTcgtttacaaaaaaaaatgaaagaagaaccTAGTAGTTCTAGTAATACAAATTCTAGTGCTGATAGCAGTAGTTCCAGTAGTAGTAACGACAGCAGCAGTAGTAGTTCATCTTCAGACAGTGAATCAGATTCTAGTGATAGCGTTTCCAGTAGCAGTGGCAGCAGCagcagtagtagtagcagCAGCAATAGTAGCAGTAGTAAAAATAGCAATCAttctaacaattttctattttcaaaaagacattctaaataa
- the LOC132910136 gene encoding zinc finger CCHC domain-containing protein 10-like isoform X4 yields the protein MGHWSYECKGKRKYLHRSSRTSQLKRALQKQQESNGEEQKKEVKKSRLQKKMKEEPSSSSNTNSSADSSSSSSSNDSSSSSSSSDSESDSSDSVSSSSGSSSSSSSSSNSSSSKNSNHSNNFLFSKRHSK from the exons ATGGGACATTGGAGTTATGAATGTAAGggaaaacgaaaatatttacatagatCTTCACGTACATCGCAATTGAAGAGAGCCTTACAGAAACAGCAAGAATCTAATGg TGAAGAGCAGAAAAAAGAAGTGAAGAAAAGTcgtttacaaaaaaaaatgaaagaagaaccTAGTAGTTCTAGTAATACAAATTCTAGTGCTGATAGCAGTAGTTCCAGTAGTAGTAACGACAGCAGCAGTAGTAGTTCATCTTCAGACAGTGAATCAGATTCTAGTGATAGCGTTTCCAGTAGCAGTGGCAGCAGCagcagtagtagtagcagCAGCAATAGTAGCAGTAGTAAAAATAGCAATCAttctaacaattttctattttcaaaaagacattctaaataa